In one window of Acidobacteriota bacterium DNA:
- the bshB1 gene encoding bacillithiol biosynthesis deacetylase BshB1: protein MKLDVLAFGAHPDDVELSVGGTLAKLANLGHRTGVADMTRGELGTRGTSRIRSREAQAAAEVLELKTRVNLGLPDAHLQDTSAARLRVIERLREFRPGLVFTHHWDDPHPDHVAASRIVTAACYLSGLNKITTAQPRFRPDRIVYFRQASFPAPSFLVDISAFFEQKMRAIGCFASQLHDPGSDEPRTYLSVPEFLPALKALNRHYGSLIRTSYAEAFHSREALAVGDPVAFFASSRKAASP from the coding sequence ATGAAGCTGGACGTGCTGGCCTTCGGGGCTCATCCGGATGACGTCGAGTTGTCGGTGGGCGGAACCCTGGCCAAGCTGGCAAATCTGGGTCATCGGACCGGTGTTGCGGACATGACACGGGGTGAGCTGGGGACCCGGGGGACCTCCCGGATCCGGTCCCGAGAAGCCCAGGCCGCGGCCGAGGTCCTGGAATTGAAGACAAGAGTCAACCTGGGGCTTCCCGACGCCCACCTTCAGGATACCTCGGCAGCGCGCCTCAGGGTCATCGAGCGACTGCGGGAGTTCCGTCCGGGTCTGGTATTCACTCACCACTGGGACGATCCCCATCCCGATCACGTGGCCGCCAGCCGGATCGTGACGGCTGCCTGCTACCTTTCCGGCCTGAACAAGATCACGACGGCTCAGCCGCGGTTTCGGCCCGATCGCATAGTCTACTTCCGGCAAGCGAGTTTCCCGGCTCCTTCTTTCCTGGTGGACATCAGTGCCTTCTTCGAGCAAAAAATGCGGGCCATCGGCTGTTTTGCTTCCCAATTGCACGACCCCGGATCGGACGAGCCCCGAACCTATCTGAGCGTTCCCGAGTTCCTTCCTGCGCTCAAGGCGCTGAATCGGCATTACGGTTCTCTCATCCGGACAAGCTACGCGGAAGCCTTCCATTCCCGAGAGGCATTGGCCGTGGGGGATCCGGTGGCCTTTTTCGCCTCGTCCCGAAAGGCGGCGTCCCCATGA
- the bshA gene encoding N-acetyl-alpha-D-glucosaminyl L-malate synthase BshA — protein MKIGITCYPSYGGSGVVATEIGKELAERGHEIHFITYAIPIKLDATSDRIHFHEVEMMNYPLFEHPPYALALATKMADVAIHQDLDLLHVHYAIPHSVSAFLAKEMLKPKRLPVITTLHGTDITLVGNDRSYLPITRLSIEKSDGVTAVSEFLRELTGREFEMDSPITVIPNFVNCDVFQRSHDDILRGRYALPEERILIHISNFRPVKRVNHVIEIFDRLQRQVPARLLMVGDGPERSNAEWLAHNKGLENRTVFLGKQDSIAELLGVADLLLLPSDTESFGLVALEAMACQVPVIASSVGGLPEVVRDGRDGFLVPPGDVATMASRAIELLTDPGRHRTVGRNARDFAMEKFCSTKIIPLYEDYYRQVIRSVRQGLELGAATI, from the coding sequence ATGAAAATCGGAATTACCTGCTACCCCAGCTACGGCGGAAGCGGCGTGGTGGCCACCGAAATCGGCAAGGAACTGGCCGAACGGGGGCATGAGATCCATTTCATTACCTATGCGATCCCGATCAAGCTGGATGCCACCAGCGATCGGATTCATTTCCATGAAGTGGAGATGATGAATTACCCCCTGTTCGAGCATCCTCCCTATGCCCTGGCTCTGGCTACCAAGATGGCCGATGTCGCCATCCACCAGGACCTGGACCTGCTGCACGTCCACTACGCCATTCCCCATTCGGTGAGCGCCTTCCTGGCCAAGGAGATGCTCAAGCCCAAGCGGCTTCCCGTAATCACCACCTTGCACGGAACCGACATTACCCTGGTGGGCAACGATCGATCCTATCTGCCCATTACCCGCCTCTCGATCGAAAAGAGCGACGGAGTGACGGCGGTTTCCGAGTTTTTGCGAGAACTGACCGGTCGGGAGTTCGAAATGGACAGTCCCATCACCGTCATTCCCAATTTCGTCAATTGCGATGTCTTCCAGCGTTCCCACGATGACATCCTCAGGGGGCGGTACGCCCTCCCCGAAGAAAGGATCCTGATCCACATTTCCAACTTCCGCCCCGTGAAGAGAGTCAACCACGTCATCGAGATATTCGACCGGCTTCAGCGTCAGGTCCCGGCCAGGCTTCTGATGGTGGGCGATGGCCCGGAGCGCTCCAACGCCGAGTGGCTGGCTCACAACAAGGGGTTGGAAAATCGAACCGTTTTTCTGGGCAAGCAGGACTCCATCGCCGAGTTGCTGGGTGTAGCCGACCTGTTGCTGCTGCCCAGCGATACCGAGTCCTTTGGACTGGTGGCCCTGGAGGCCATGGCCTGCCAGGTGCCGGTGATCGCCTCCAGCGTGGGAGGCCTTCCGGAGGTGGTCCGGGATGGGCGGGACGGATTTCTGGTGCCTCCAGGAGATGTGGCTACCATGGCTTCCAGGGCGATCGAGCTGTTGACCGATCCTGGAAGGCACCGCACCGTGGGCCGGAATGCCCGCGATTTCGCCATGGAGAAATTCTGTTCCACCAAGATCATCCCACTCTATGAAGACTATTACCGGCAGGTGATCCGTTCCGTTCGTCAGGGATTGGAGCTGGGCGCCGCCACGATTTGA
- the tsaE gene encoding tRNA (adenosine(37)-N6)-threonylcarbamoyltransferase complex ATPase subunit type 1 TsaE has protein sequence MTLNIFSHSARQTFQAAFAMGQTLERPCMFLLDGPLGVGKTVFCKGMVCGLGLDDPDEVTSPSFTLINEYGARLPVFHLDLYRVEPGPDLETLGLEEILDREAVILVEWPEKLREQDRQGATRVGFVDLGGESRRIEVGTALASGQGSGRFHEAGRAGLRGSSG, from the coding sequence ATGACACTGAATATCTTCAGCCATTCCGCACGACAAACCTTCCAGGCGGCGTTCGCCATGGGGCAGACGTTGGAGCGGCCCTGCATGTTTCTGCTTGACGGTCCCTTGGGAGTCGGCAAGACCGTGTTTTGCAAGGGGATGGTCTGTGGACTGGGCCTGGACGATCCTGACGAGGTCACCAGTCCGTCCTTCACCCTGATCAACGAGTACGGGGCGCGGCTGCCCGTGTTTCACCTGGACTTGTATCGCGTCGAGCCGGGGCCGGACCTGGAGACTCTGGGCCTGGAGGAAATCCTGGACCGGGAGGCGGTGATCCTGGTGGAGTGGCCGGAAAAGCTGAGAGAGCAGGATCGCCAGGGGGCCACGCGGGTGGGATTCGTGGATCTGGGCGGGGAGAGCCGGCGCATTGAAGTGGGAACGGCGCTGGCTTCCGGACAGGGAAGTGGACGGTTTCATGAAGCTGGACGTGCTGGCCTTCGGGGCTCATCCGGATGA